The Terriglobia bacterium region ACATATCTTAACTATGCCACTTTTCTTGCCGCCCAAAACCGTCCGGCTGAAGCTCGCGAATGGGCAGAACTAATCCTCTCCAAAAAACCTGCCATGCCCCGATATCTCCAGCGTCGTGAACGGCCGCTGTTTCGAAGGGCCAAAGCGCTGCTGACGAAACTGGGAAAGTAGTAGAATCCACCGCATGCATCACGCGTTCGGTTATCACCTCGCCACTGGTGTTTCCATCGGTGGAGCATGTCTGGTTCTCGGGCAGGCAGTATCGCCTGGATTGGCTTTTGAAGCCGTCTCGATCAAGCCTAACGTTTCCGGCTGTTCAAGCTCAGGCACAAATACGCCGCAAGGACGACTCATTGCGACTAACGTCACCGTGAAGCAGTTGATCATGCAGGCTTGCCGTATGCAGGACTTTCAGGTTATCAGCGGTCCGGACTGGATTGACGCGGAGCGGTTCGATTTATTTACAACATGACTTTCAACGAAGATGAGATCCGCCCTTCCGACGACGATTCCTAGGTCGAAGCGGAACAGAGACGCGACCGCCACAGCAAGAGTTCACTACGCCGATACCGACGCTTCGAGGGGCATAGCGGTCCCGTAATCTTTGTGATTGCGATGCTGGTCAAATAGCGGATCTACCAGCGGCCTGTTCATCACTGAGTGCCAGATACGCCTTGGCACTGCTCACTATGAGCGCTGTAGTATTCTTAATCCAGTCCGCTCGCGTCTTCCTCCAGGTTTCCCAACCATCCGGGAAGGTCTTATCGACAAACATCTTTCGGACGTCCTCCAGGAACAGTACCGGTTCGCCCTCCACCTCCTTGGCCCCCGGCCGGTTGGCGAGGAAAGCAAAAAGCAGGCCAAACTCACCGGATGACCCGATGAGATTGTCTTCGCCCATGAGCTTGGTCAGCTTTTCCTCGACCCTCCTGCCCGAACTCGTTTCCTGCGATCCACGGAGCATTTCCAGAAGGGAGGCGCCGGCGGTCGCAACAACGTGTCCGAGATCCTGGCCTAGGAGCGCTACCACCGATGCGTGAAACACTTTTGAGTGTGGGTCCCGGTGCAGGTTTTCGGCAATGAACTTTGCCACATCGGTTCGCTTGAGCACGCCGTCCGAAGCGCGTCTTGCAAGCCTCTGAAAGTTCTCCAAATTCAGCACGCCAGAATCCAGCATCTCTGGATCATCCTGAAGAATGCCACTGTGTCCGGGATGTGAACCTTGCGAACCGGGGAACTCTAATGAGAACAGGCCGTCGGGTACCTTTGGGCCCAAGCGATCATCCGGGCCGCGCATTAATGCATGATTCCCGCTTGCAAAGAATGCAAGAACATCACCAAGATCACTATTCCCGCTGTCACCGCTATTCCCTAAACTTCTCACATCTTCAATGCGGGCCAAGGGGTTTGTTACTTCGTTAAATACGGGTAGATGGCTTGTGGCAACCGCAGTCCCCACAAAGGGACAGGTTACATTCTTTTCCGCCATCAGGCGCAACTCATCGGGGCGAAGCGAAAGCTGTTCCATAACGAACTCCTGTTCATTGAAATAGTAGATGATCGCGTCCACGTTTTCCAGGCAACCCGCGACGGAAGTTCTGCCGGATCGTCTCCGGTCATCATACAAGTTAAGACACGCGCAGGCTTTCGCGTTTGCTTTCTTCGCGCCAAGAACTTCTTGAGTCGCGGTAGAGATGGGCAGCAGGATGATGTCGTCCTGGTCTTGTCCTGTCGGCGATTGACCGTGCCAGAACAGCTCTATTTCAAGCCAGCCACACCTTCGACATTGGAGAGAGATTCGCCTGACACCGCGTACACGAAGTATCTGTGGGACGGCTGCCACCGAATCGGGAATGACAGCAGACTCAAATTGAAGTATCCCTCGCCCGGATTCGTGTCGGAAAAGCCGGGTACACGCAGATGTCGGACAATGGCGCCGGGGACTTCGTCATCCATGATAACGAGGCTGATAGGTACCACTGCGGTTGTCGGATCGCCGGAGACGGATTCAACGACGATATGACGGCGTCCGACCTCCAAACGGAACGCTCCGGCGAGGACCTCCTGGTGAATGCGAATCGCTATTCCGCTCTCCGGCATCGGCGGCGACTGCGGAGTCTTTCGATACTTCGGACACTTTCCGAACACTGTTTCGGCCGGCCATACGGTCCGCGGATCGGCGCCGCGT contains the following coding sequences:
- a CDS encoding TIGR03435 family protein, which produces MHHAFGYHLATGVSIGGACLVLGQAVSPGLAFEAVSIKPNVSGCSSSGTNTPQGRLIATNVTVKQLIMQACRMQDFQVISGPDWIDAERFDLFTT